A portion of the Saimiri boliviensis isolate mSaiBol1 chromosome 1, mSaiBol1.pri, whole genome shotgun sequence genome contains these proteins:
- the FOXI3 gene encoding forkhead box protein I3: MALYCGDNFGVYSQPGLPPPAAAPGAPSAARAPYGLADYAAPPAAAANPYLWLNGPGVGGPQSAAAAAAAAYLGAPPPPPPPGAAAGPFLQPPPAAGTFGCAQRPFAQPAPAAPASPAAPAGPGELGWLSVASREDLMKMVRPPYSYSALIAMAIQSAPERKLTLSHIYQFVADSFPFYQRSKAGWQNSIRHNLSLNDCFKKVPRDEDDPGKGNYWTLDPNCEKMFDNGNFRRKRKRRSEPSNGSTVAAGTLKSEEGLSSGLGSGVGGKPERESPSSLLRASHSPEPPEDTKSTASSPGGPMLTSTPCLNTFFSSLSSLSVGSNVSNQRALPGSRHLGIQGAQLPSSGMFPATSISEASADTLQLSSSTSNSTSQRSYYSPFPASTSGGQSTPFSSPFHNFSMVNSLIYPREGSEV; encoded by the exons ATGGCCCTCTACTGCGGCGACAACTTCGGAGTGTACTCGCAGCCCGGCCTGCCTCCGCCCGCCGCCGCCCCGGGCGCCCCCTCGGCCGCCAGGGCGCCTTACGGGCTGGCGGACTACGCCGCGCCGCCGGCCGCAGCAGCCAACCCCTACCTGTGGCTCAACGGGCCCGGTGTGGGCGGCCCGCAgtccgcagccgccgccgccgccgccgcgtaCCTGGGCgcccccccgccgccgccgcccccgggGGCCGCGGCCGGGCCCTTTCTGCAGCCGCCGCCCGCCGCCGGCACCTTCGGCTGCGCGCAGCGGCCCTTCGCACAGCCCGCGCCCGCCGCGCCCGCCTCGCCTGCCGCGCCCGCCGGTCCTGGGGAGCTGGGCTGGCTGTCCGTGGCCAGCCGCGAGGACCTGATGAAGATGGTGCGGCCGCCCTATTCGTACTCGGCGCTCATCGCCATGGCCATTCAGAGTGCTCCGGAGCGCAAGCTCACGCTCAGCCACATCTACCAGTTCGTCGCCGACAGTTTCCCCTTCTACCAGCGCAGCAAGGCCGGCTGGCAGAACTCCATCCGCCACAACCTGTCGCTCAACGACTGCTTCAAGAAGGTGCCCCGCGACGAGGACGACCCAG GAAAGGGTAATTACTGGACCCTGGATCCgaactgtgagaaaatgtttGACAACGGGAACTTCCGGCGGAAGCGAAAGCGCCGCTCTGAGCCCAGCAATGGCTCCACAGTGGCTGCTGGAACATTAAAGTCCGAAGAAGGGCTCTCCTCAGGACTGGGGTCTGGAGTGGGTGGGAAGCCAGAAAGAGAGAGCCCCTCCAGTCTGCTGAGGGCTTCCCACTCCCCAGAGCCTCCGGAGGACACCAAGAGTACTGCCTCGTCTCCTGGAGGACCCATGCTCACCTCCACCCCTTGTCTCAACACTTTCTTCAGCAGCCTCAGCTCCTTGAGTGTCGGCAGCAACGTGAGTAACCAGCGGGCTCTCCCTGGCAGCCGCCACCTAGGGATCCAGGGGGCCCAGCTGCCCTCCAGCGGCATGTTccccgcaacctccatctcagaGGCCTCGGCAGACACCTTGCAACTGAGCAGCAGCACCAGCAATAGCACCAGCCAGAGATCCTATTACAGCCCTTTCCCTGCCAGCACCAGCGGGGGCCAAAGCACCCCCTTCAGCAGCCCTTTCCACAACTTTAGCATGGTCAACAGCCTCATCTACCCCCGAGAGGGCTCCGAGGTGTAG